The proteins below are encoded in one region of Myxococcus guangdongensis:
- a CDS encoding OmpA family protein — protein MVALLLSGSTAGAQVPGASFELERMELNTGRGTLQVGSGELLAPSAWNVGLFGHYQLQPLVVRNGASQLARVRHRTSLLLAGSHGVLPWLEVGAQVPAVLWQRGADVSALALPAVSARGLGTPVLQARLGLLSRRREHPVDLSVDLGVGLPVGSSAALSRDPALRAHARAAAGWSWGPLHPSFDAGVLLRSAHPRIGATSSKQVPELRLGAGVALARRGWRGELSLRSAFASDARQPSIEALAGVRVPVATSWELSALVGPGLGNTPGTPAARALVGLTFRSEPPARLERLVEAFPALRLEHDTPDTLETVLSPSVEPVPTRELLPTGSPASTPPVLQAAVLFEPGHAELSGDLGPLRAVAQHVSRLSGALVIQLEGHVGQEAAELSDPLLPLRRAQSVARYLADRGVSMAHIRVRIADARTSTEPEERAHARRVEVRVSSGSAPRVEESP, from the coding sequence GTGGTGGCGCTCCTCCTGTCGGGCTCGACGGCCGGGGCACAGGTCCCCGGGGCCAGCTTCGAGCTGGAGCGAATGGAGCTCAACACCGGCCGGGGCACGCTCCAGGTCGGCAGCGGCGAGCTGCTCGCGCCCTCCGCGTGGAACGTGGGGCTGTTCGGCCACTACCAACTCCAGCCGCTCGTGGTGCGCAACGGAGCGAGTCAGCTGGCCCGGGTCCGCCATCGCACCTCCCTGCTGCTGGCGGGCAGCCATGGCGTGTTGCCGTGGCTCGAGGTCGGCGCGCAGGTGCCCGCGGTGCTCTGGCAGCGAGGCGCGGACGTCAGCGCCCTGGCGCTTCCCGCCGTGAGCGCACGGGGGCTCGGAACCCCCGTGCTCCAGGCGCGGCTCGGCTTGCTGTCACGGCGTCGGGAGCACCCCGTGGACCTCTCGGTGGACCTGGGTGTGGGGCTCCCCGTGGGCAGCAGCGCGGCCCTGTCGCGCGACCCGGCGCTGCGAGCCCATGCCCGCGCGGCGGCGGGCTGGAGCTGGGGGCCACTCCATCCCTCCTTCGACGCGGGCGTTCTGCTGCGCTCCGCGCATCCCCGCATCGGCGCCACCTCGTCGAAGCAGGTGCCCGAGCTGCGTCTCGGGGCGGGCGTCGCACTGGCCCGACGGGGCTGGCGCGGTGAGCTCAGCCTCCGAAGCGCCTTCGCCAGCGACGCCCGCCAGCCGTCCATCGAAGCGCTGGCGGGAGTCCGGGTGCCCGTCGCCACGAGCTGGGAGCTGAGCGCGCTGGTGGGCCCTGGACTCGGCAACACCCCGGGCACCCCCGCCGCTCGCGCCCTCGTGGGCCTCACCTTCCGCTCGGAGCCCCCCGCCCGCCTGGAGCGGCTCGTGGAAGCATTTCCTGCGCTCCGCCTCGAGCACGATACGCCCGACACCTTGGAGACGGTCCTTTCCCCGAGCGTGGAGCCCGTCCCCACCCGGGAGCTGCTCCCCACCGGGTCCCCCGCGAGCACACCCCCTGTCCTCCAGGCCGCGGTCCTCTTCGAGCCGGGACACGCCGAGCTGTCCGGCGACCTGGGGCCACTGCGCGCCGTGGCCCAGCACGTGAGCCGCCTCTCCGGTGCGCTCGTCATCCAGTTGGAGGGACACGTGGGCCAGGAGGCCGCGGAGCTCTCGGACCCGTTGTTGCCACTGCGCAGGGCCCAGTCCGTCGCGCGATACCTCGCGGACCGGGGAGTGTCCATGGCGCACATCCGCGTGCGCATCGCCGACGCGCGCACGTCCACCGAGCCCGAGGAGCGCGCACACGCGCGGCGGGTCGAGGTGCGCGTCTCGAGCGGGTCCGCGCCTCGCGTCGAGGAGTCACCATGA
- a CDS encoding AMP-binding protein has product MTFDLHAILHHVEQAAPSEDLPEWLHRSWTEPAAFTAALASAHVGRGAPLKSRVGQHHDFFHDLVGRHATTNLIALRTYERPHGWRTLSYRRLHEQATRRATTWEQRGVRPGARVCLLLHPGPELWVSLCAALCLGARVSLLPPTGTRFVSRRLDALAPEHVVAEPHQTPLLGTHARSLLPLIEASTPTATSHSYKPDEPVGLLFSPLADPSWRPVPLKAADAWLGALVDGLLTFALAPGDQLAAPGLHPLQHLPALVFSTLLRGATFLHLEPSDLEARPALLTEHPVRALGVTPALRDLMLRTRTPLANVEGWFRDPETPLDGERWKAWVQQCGLSSAPCANVLVDSTAGGAVLCSPRRVGDVHAEAAPAPGRRWALKDLHRSGQPAPTDVGLFTLLPEEGRPPGHLVLSRVRQQYLHAGSRDARRDGHVIPTDEVTDALDDLEPPVSTSLLVLPTGGPTGAPCRVLLVFTGEAPRQTAPLLAEVRRRLEQRLGPEHLPDRVEIFPLYPRLRDDRVDPAWCHTQYLTGSLHRKATDPLFQTLTALRGRLRPLAPLNPRS; this is encoded by the coding sequence ATGACCTTCGACCTCCACGCCATCCTCCATCACGTCGAGCAGGCCGCGCCCTCCGAGGACCTCCCTGAGTGGCTCCACCGAAGCTGGACCGAGCCAGCCGCTTTCACCGCGGCGCTGGCCTCCGCGCACGTGGGCCGAGGCGCGCCCCTCAAGAGCCGCGTGGGCCAGCACCATGACTTCTTCCACGACCTGGTGGGCCGTCACGCCACCACGAACCTCATCGCGCTGCGCACGTACGAGCGCCCCCACGGGTGGAGGACGCTGAGCTATCGGCGGCTGCACGAGCAGGCCACGCGACGGGCCACGACGTGGGAGCAGCGAGGCGTCAGGCCCGGCGCGCGCGTGTGCCTGCTGCTCCATCCAGGCCCCGAGCTGTGGGTGAGCCTCTGCGCCGCCCTGTGCCTGGGCGCCCGCGTCAGCCTCCTGCCGCCCACGGGCACACGCTTCGTCTCGCGCCGACTCGACGCGCTCGCGCCGGAGCACGTGGTGGCCGAGCCTCACCAGACTCCGCTCCTGGGCACCCACGCCCGAAGTCTGTTGCCGCTCATCGAAGCCTCGACTCCGACGGCCACCTCGCACAGCTACAAGCCCGATGAGCCCGTGGGCCTGCTCTTCTCCCCACTGGCGGACCCCTCGTGGCGACCCGTGCCCCTCAAGGCCGCGGACGCGTGGCTGGGCGCGCTGGTGGATGGGTTGCTCACCTTCGCGCTGGCCCCCGGAGACCAGCTGGCCGCGCCTGGACTCCACCCGCTTCAGCACCTGCCCGCGCTCGTCTTCTCGACGCTGCTGCGCGGCGCCACCTTCCTCCACCTGGAGCCGTCGGACCTGGAGGCGCGCCCAGCGCTGCTGACGGAACATCCCGTGCGCGCGCTCGGCGTCACCCCAGCGCTGAGGGACCTGATGCTGCGCACGCGGACCCCGCTGGCGAACGTGGAGGGCTGGTTCCGCGACCCCGAGACGCCGCTCGACGGCGAGCGCTGGAAGGCGTGGGTGCAGCAATGCGGGTTGTCCTCGGCCCCCTGCGCCAACGTCCTGGTGGACTCGACGGCGGGAGGCGCGGTGCTCTGCTCACCTCGCCGCGTGGGCGACGTCCACGCCGAGGCCGCGCCCGCGCCCGGCCGCCGGTGGGCGCTCAAGGACCTCCACCGCAGCGGCCAGCCAGCCCCCACGGACGTGGGCCTGTTCACGCTGTTGCCCGAGGAGGGACGGCCTCCGGGCCACCTCGTCCTCTCTCGAGTCCGCCAGCAGTACCTCCACGCGGGCTCCCGCGACGCGCGACGCGATGGACACGTCATCCCCACCGACGAGGTGACGGACGCATTGGATGACCTGGAGCCGCCCGTCTCCACGTCGCTGCTCGTCCTCCCCACGGGCGGCCCGACGGGGGCACCATGTCGGGTGCTGCTCGTCTTCACCGGCGAGGCGCCGAGGCAGACAGCTCCGTTGCTCGCGGAGGTGCGCCGACGGCTCGAGCAGCGCCTGGGCCCCGAGCACCTCCCCGACCGGGTCGAGATCTTCCCCCTGTACCCGAGGCTCCGGGACGACCGGGTGGATCCGGCGTGGTGTCACACGCAGTACCTGACGGGCTCGCTCCATCGAAAGGCCACCGACCCCTTGTTCCAGACCCTCACCGCGTTGCGCGGCCG